The Pelagibacterium halotolerans B2 genome has a segment encoding these proteins:
- a CDS encoding cytochrome c — translation MQKSALVGLAFVLGSAVAGPANAQDYTLSSGAIGAEQIARGEEAFQSNCSGCHGTDLRSVDSNAPDLRGPSFKFSWVGFPLVDKFHVISQTMPPGMGGSLGDQAYVDIMAYILSVNGIEPGQEGELPADETVLSEIEILASE, via the coding sequence ATGCAGAAAAGCGCACTTGTGGGGCTCGCATTCGTTCTGGGTTCCGCAGTTGCCGGTCCGGCAAATGCCCAGGATTACACGCTGTCGAGCGGAGCAATCGGCGCGGAGCAGATCGCCCGTGGCGAAGAAGCTTTCCAGAGCAATTGTTCGGGCTGTCATGGCACGGATCTGCGAAGCGTCGATTCCAATGCTCCTGACCTGCGCGGCCCATCCTTCAAGTTCAGTTGGGTCGGCTTTCCTCTCGTCGACAAATTTCATGTGATCAGCCAGACAATGCCGCCAGGAATGGGCGGCTCCCTGGGCGATCAGGCCTATGTCGACATCATGGCCTACATTCTTTCCGTGAACGGAATCGAGCCCGGCCAAGAGGGCGAATTGCCTGCTGACGAAACCGTACTGTCCGAGATCGAAATTCTGGCGTCCGAATAG
- a CDS encoding TRAP transporter substrate-binding protein has protein sequence MKRSYATALAGMSALIASTAMTFPAFAQAEYTFTLHHFLGPTAPAQTQMLEPWAERIEEASDGRVDIEIYPSMSLGGTPAELIRQARDGVVDMIWTLNGYSPGLFPRTEVFELPNVHTNDPIATNLAIAELFDEYLAEEHVGVQVLFQHVHAGQAIQTVDTPIHTPADVAGLNLRIPTRTSAWVVEALGGNPVSMPVPDFPQALSRGVVDGGLIPWEIIPAQQLQDLTDYQIELADKGRLGASVFQVSMNLDRWNSLPEDIQQIFLDNSGEDWLREVGQIWRDIDEAGIAIATEAGNEHITLTEEESAAFIEAVEPVIGRWVDEVGGQGSIDAQAIVDAARAAIAENAQ, from the coding sequence ATGAAAAGAAGTTACGCTACGGCTCTTGCCGGAATGAGCGCGCTGATCGCGTCGACAGCGATGACATTCCCCGCTTTCGCGCAGGCCGAATACACCTTCACCCTGCATCACTTTCTGGGGCCGACGGCTCCGGCGCAGACGCAGATGCTCGAGCCCTGGGCCGAGCGTATCGAAGAAGCTTCCGATGGCCGCGTCGACATTGAAATCTATCCCTCGATGTCGCTCGGCGGCACGCCGGCCGAACTGATCCGCCAGGCGCGCGATGGCGTCGTCGACATGATCTGGACCCTGAACGGCTATTCGCCCGGGCTCTTCCCGCGCACTGAAGTGTTCGAACTGCCCAATGTCCACACCAACGATCCCATTGCCACAAATCTGGCGATCGCTGAGTTGTTCGATGAATATCTGGCCGAAGAACATGTGGGCGTTCAGGTGCTGTTCCAGCACGTCCACGCCGGACAGGCAATCCAGACAGTTGATACGCCGATCCATACCCCGGCGGATGTGGCGGGGCTCAATCTGCGTATCCCGACGCGCACCAGCGCGTGGGTCGTCGAGGCTCTGGGCGGCAACCCGGTTTCCATGCCGGTGCCCGATTTTCCGCAGGCGCTTTCGCGCGGCGTTGTCGACGGTGGGCTCATTCCCTGGGAAATCATTCCAGCCCAGCAGCTCCAGGATTTGACCGATTACCAGATCGAACTGGCCGACAAGGGCCGTCTGGGTGCCAGCGTCTTCCAGGTCTCGATGAATCTCGACCGCTGGAATTCGCTGCCTGAGGATATCCAACAGATATTCCTCGACAATTCGGGCGAAGACTGGCTGCGCGAAGTGGGCCAGATCTGGCGCGATATCGACGAGGCGGGCATCGCCATTGCCACCGAAGCGGGCAATGAGCACATCACCCTGACCGAAGAGGAAAGCGCTGCCTTCATCGAGGCCGTCGAGCCCGTGATCGGCCGCTGGGTCGACGAAGTCGGCGGGCAGGGGTCAATCGATGCCCAGGCCATCGTCGATGCCGCTCGCGCTGCCATTGCTGAGAACGCTCAGTAG
- a CDS encoding TRAP transporter small permease, which yields MTTTPIPLKIVDFIRTITKYWALLGGVFILGVVAINVYSIALIILFGRPFPGVYELVQIGAAVGMFMFLPYCQISGANVTADIFTSGMPKKAVAALSALGALLALALAVLLLWRMFFGLEDLIEYRETTTIHQIPLWYGYVPILVSLALVALAAFSNIVQARYGIIPEEIEGA from the coding sequence ATGACGACGACACCCATTCCATTGAAAATTGTCGATTTCATTCGAACGATCACCAAATACTGGGCTCTGCTTGGCGGTGTGTTCATCCTGGGTGTCGTCGCCATAAATGTTTACAGCATCGCGCTGATTATCCTGTTCGGCCGCCCATTTCCTGGCGTTTATGAATTGGTTCAGATCGGCGCGGCGGTCGGCATGTTCATGTTCCTGCCCTACTGTCAGATCAGCGGAGCGAATGTAACGGCGGACATCTTTACCTCGGGCATGCCTAAAAAGGCTGTTGCTGCGCTCAGTGCGCTCGGTGCGCTACTGGCGCTGGCCCTCGCCGTGCTGCTGCTCTGGCGGATGTTTTTCGGGCTCGAAGATCTGATTGAATATCGGGAAACAACGACAATTCATCAGATACCGCTCTGGTACGGTTATGTGCCCATTCTGGTGTCGCTGGCGCTGGTCGCACTGGCCGCTTTCTCGAACATTGTCCAGGCTCGGTACGGCATCATCCCCGAAGAGATCGAGGGCGCCTGA
- a CDS encoding TRAP transporter large permease: MGHELLTGVIGLVALVGLIAIRIPIGYAMACVGIAGILVLSGPAILLSQLKSLAYGTFSNYDMSVVPLFILMGHFANKAHLSHGLFRAANAWLGRFRGGVAMAAIASCAGFGAVSGSSLATASTMGRVALPELRRYNYSPALATGTLAAGGVLGILIPPSVVLVVYAVIVEANIVKMFSAALVPGLMAVLFFIIVIMIYTAVRPDSGPRGEAVDRKELLAASIGVIPVVVVFGLVIGGIYAGFFTPTPAAAIGVFLVFAYGAARRFIGIKDVFEAILETAKSAGMIYVILLGAELLKIFMSRGGVPQAAAEMMVNSGLSPMLILVLLLLALIILGCLMDSLSMILLVMPFFWPVVAQLDFGMSLDDTKIWFGILALIVVELGLITPPVGMNVFVINSMAKGVPMMETFKGAFPFFAVELVRVALLVAFPAIVLFFPAWLG; the protein is encoded by the coding sequence ATGGGACATGAACTGTTGACCGGTGTAATTGGATTGGTCGCACTTGTCGGGCTGATCGCGATCCGGATACCGATAGGCTACGCCATGGCCTGCGTCGGCATAGCGGGCATTCTTGTGCTGTCCGGCCCGGCCATCCTGCTATCTCAGCTCAAGTCGCTGGCATACGGCACGTTTTCGAACTACGACATGTCAGTCGTTCCGCTTTTTATCCTTATGGGGCATTTCGCCAACAAGGCGCATTTGTCTCATGGATTGTTCAGGGCAGCCAACGCCTGGCTTGGACGTTTCCGCGGTGGCGTCGCCATGGCCGCCATTGCCAGTTGCGCTGGATTTGGGGCGGTTTCCGGCTCCTCGCTGGCGACAGCCTCGACAATGGGGCGCGTGGCGCTGCCCGAACTCCGGCGATATAATTATTCGCCGGCCCTGGCGACTGGTACGCTCGCGGCTGGCGGCGTCCTTGGCATTCTCATTCCGCCCTCGGTCGTCCTCGTGGTTTACGCGGTGATCGTCGAGGCCAATATCGTCAAGATGTTCTCCGCGGCACTCGTGCCGGGTCTGATGGCGGTCCTTTTCTTTATCATCGTCATCATGATCTACACGGCGGTCAGGCCCGATTCCGGCCCGCGCGGAGAGGCGGTCGATCGCAAGGAACTCCTTGCCGCATCAATCGGGGTCATTCCGGTCGTTGTGGTCTTCGGCCTGGTCATCGGTGGGATCTACGCCGGCTTCTTTACGCCGACGCCGGCTGCCGCTATCGGCGTATTTCTTGTCTTTGCCTATGGTGCCGCAAGGCGGTTCATCGGCATCAAGGATGTCTTTGAAGCCATACTCGAAACGGCCAAATCGGCCGGCATGATCTATGTGATCCTGCTCGGGGCCGAACTTCTCAAGATTTTCATGTCGCGCGGCGGCGTTCCCCAGGCTGCGGCCGAGATGATGGTCAATTCGGGCCTTTCGCCGATGTTGATTCTTGTCCTGCTGTTGCTGGCCCTTATCATCCTGGGATGTCTTATGGACTCGCTGTCCATGATCCTTCTTGTGATGCCGTTCTTTTGGCCGGTCGTTGCCCAGCTCGATTTCGGCATGAGCCTTGACGATACAAAGATCTGGTTCGGTATCCTTGCGCTGATCGTGGTGGAGCTTGGCTTGATAACACCGCCGGTGGGGATGAATGTCTTCGTCATCAACTCGATGGCCAAGGGTGTTCCCATGATGGAAACCTTCAAGGGTGCTTTTCCCTTCTTTGCCGTGGAACTGGTACGCGTCGCGCTGCTGGTTGCTTTCCCGGCAATCGTGCTCTTCTTTCCTGCATGGCTGGGATAG
- a CDS encoding Bug family tripartite tricarboxylate transporter substrate binding protein, which produces MFKKVLMTAAAMSLVAGAASAQDFPERELLGVIMWGAGGATDVVARAVPPAAEEALGGSIVMLNRAGASGAIATTYVATAPADGYTLLYGAENPQLYGVTGLSELDYADFYPVNILGRGVGVIVTAPDAPWDSFAELVADAQERPGEIRMGSTGPGGIPFTIGAMLSTVAEYEVTAVPFEGEGPGLTALQGGHIDYMPVGASAAADLIEAGTVKALAVFDNQEVPALPGIPPITDEFPELDAQLPWGPFYGVFVRADTPDDIKQELTEAFEVAANTSDFQRLMAERSNIVMNISGARAAEFLAQWQSSTAWALYDAGAAERSPEEFDIPRP; this is translated from the coding sequence ATGTTCAAGAAAGTATTGATGACGGCGGCTGCAATGTCGCTGGTGGCCGGTGCAGCATCGGCCCAGGACTTCCCCGAGCGCGAACTGCTCGGTGTCATCATGTGGGGTGCCGGTGGGGCGACCGACGTGGTGGCCCGTGCCGTGCCCCCGGCAGCCGAGGAGGCGCTTGGTGGCTCGATCGTCATGCTCAACCGAGCTGGCGCTTCCGGCGCGATAGCGACGACCTATGTCGCAACCGCACCAGCAGACGGTTACACTCTGCTCTACGGTGCGGAAAATCCGCAGCTCTACGGCGTCACCGGTCTGAGCGAGCTCGATTATGCCGACTTCTATCCGGTCAACATTCTTGGCCGCGGTGTTGGGGTTATCGTGACGGCGCCCGACGCACCCTGGGATAGCTTTGCCGAGCTGGTCGCTGACGCCCAGGAACGTCCCGGCGAAATCCGCATGGGGTCGACCGGACCGGGCGGCATTCCTTTCACCATTGGCGCCATGCTTTCGACCGTGGCCGAGTATGAAGTTACCGCCGTTCCTTTCGAGGGCGAAGGCCCGGGCCTTACCGCCCTGCAGGGCGGTCATATCGACTACATGCCGGTAGGGGCTTCGGCCGCAGCCGATCTGATTGAAGCGGGCACGGTCAAGGCGCTTGCCGTGTTCGACAATCAGGAAGTCCCGGCCCTCCCGGGCATTCCGCCCATCACCGACGAATTCCCCGAGCTTGACGCCCAGCTTCCCTGGGGACCGTTCTACGGCGTGTTCGTGCGTGCCGATACGCCCGACGACATCAAGCAGGAACTGACCGAAGCCTTCGAAGTTGCTGCGAACACATCGGACTTTCAGCGGTTGATGGCGGAACGTTCCAATATCGTGATGAACATCTCGGGGGCTCGCGCGGCCGAATTCCTCGCTCAGTGGCAGTCCTCGACGGCATGGGCCCTCTACGACGCCGGCGCCGCAGAGCGCTCGCCCGAGGAGTTCGATATCCCTCGCCCTTAA
- a CDS encoding tripartite tricarboxylate transporter TctB family protein — MTESETELAKPIVSYVSMPGAFVFSLLVLAVSLVLFQQAWTIAGIQSLSSAGVFPMLAAGTMAVSGLFIAVKSFRERRAARKKDGAGSLGEVVTLPIAIFAAMIVAYLFVLQPLGFIVSSYLFLLAGTGFLYRKRFVMLALINAIVVAVVYVVFRYVFVVVLPRGVFF; from the coding sequence ATGACCGAGTCGGAAACGGAGCTGGCAAAGCCCATCGTGAGTTATGTGAGTATGCCAGGGGCGTTCGTCTTTTCGCTTCTGGTGCTGGCTGTCTCACTCGTCCTGTTCCAGCAGGCATGGACCATAGCGGGAATTCAGTCGTTGTCCTCAGCCGGCGTGTTTCCCATGCTGGCCGCTGGAACAATGGCCGTGTCAGGGCTTTTCATCGCGGTAAAGAGCTTCCGGGAGCGGCGCGCCGCCCGTAAAAAAGACGGAGCGGGCAGTCTGGGCGAGGTGGTTACGCTTCCGATCGCCATCTTTGCTGCCATGATCGTCGCCTACCTGTTCGTTCTCCAGCCTCTCGGCTTCATCGTATCGTCCTATCTGTTCCTGCTGGCGGGAACCGGCTTTCTCTACCGCAAGCGGTTCGTCATGCTTGCCTTGATCAATGCGATTGTTGTGGCGGTGGTCTATGTGGTCTTCCGCTACGTCTTTGTGGTCGTCCTGCCGCGGGGAGTTTTCTTCTGA
- a CDS encoding tripartite tricarboxylate transporter permease, producing the protein MENFSYFLMVWADPRLILLTAAGTFAGIYIGAIPGLSVTMAASILISFTFSWDTNSALALISGVFLGGVYGGSRTAILLNIPGAPSAVATALDGYPMAQRGEAGLAIGLGTIMSVIGGFVGIIALAVAAPLISRFALWFAPRDYMLLAMIGILLVGSLASSSLAKGIFAAALGVVIGLVGMDPMTAQARFTFGNFSLMGGISYVAAMIGFFGVAEVLYQLRTLDAAVVRQKVDKLLPDFSLVRKYLPLSLRSSAIGVTIGALPGTGGDIAALMAYDQARRTIKKPSHPFGQGAQEGVVAPEAANNAAVGGAYIPMLTLGIPGDAVTAIIIGALYIHGLRPGPLLMTDTPHLFWFVVGSLTLANIFLLVFGLSGIRLFAKIVELPKGIILPLIVVLAAVGTFAVQNNITDVYWMMAFGILGYFLKVYGFPVAPIILGIILGPLMDLSYRRSIISVRDDPVHFVGEFFTSPLSAVLFVAFVLLILSQTRWWGKLWAGRSRTDAAG; encoded by the coding sequence ATGGAAAATTTTTCCTATTTCCTCATGGTCTGGGCCGATCCGCGGCTTATTCTGCTGACAGCAGCAGGCACCTTCGCCGGCATCTATATCGGTGCAATCCCGGGCTTGTCGGTGACAATGGCTGCCTCCATCCTGATTTCATTCACCTTCAGCTGGGACACCAACAGTGCGCTCGCCCTGATTTCGGGCGTGTTTCTCGGCGGGGTTTATGGCGGATCGCGCACGGCGATCCTGCTCAATATTCCCGGCGCGCCATCGGCGGTTGCCACCGCTCTGGACGGTTACCCGATGGCTCAGCGCGGCGAGGCTGGCCTGGCCATAGGGCTGGGCACGATCATGTCGGTTATCGGGGGCTTTGTCGGGATCATCGCACTTGCGGTCGCGGCTCCGCTCATCTCGCGGTTTGCCCTGTGGTTCGCCCCACGCGACTATATGCTGCTTGCGATGATCGGCATCCTGCTCGTGGGCTCGCTGGCCTCGTCCTCGCTCGCCAAAGGCATTTTTGCGGCAGCTCTGGGCGTTGTCATCGGCCTTGTGGGGATGGATCCGATGACCGCGCAGGCCCGCTTCACCTTCGGCAATTTCAGCCTGATGGGCGGCATTTCCTATGTGGCAGCCATGATCGGCTTTTTCGGGGTCGCCGAGGTTCTTTATCAATTGCGTACCCTTGATGCCGCGGTCGTGCGGCAGAAGGTCGACAAACTGCTTCCGGACTTTTCCCTTGTAAGGAAATACCTGCCGCTTTCCCTGCGCTCGTCCGCGATCGGGGTCACGATCGGCGCCCTGCCGGGCACTGGAGGGGATATCGCAGCACTGATGGCATACGATCAGGCGCGTCGCACCATCAAAAAGCCATCCCATCCTTTCGGGCAGGGAGCGCAGGAAGGTGTCGTCGCACCCGAGGCTGCAAACAATGCTGCCGTGGGTGGAGCCTATATTCCCATGCTTACGCTTGGCATTCCAGGCGACGCGGTAACCGCGATCATTATCGGGGCGCTCTATATTCACGGCTTGCGACCGGGACCGCTGCTGATGACCGATACGCCGCACCTGTTCTGGTTCGTCGTGGGCAGCCTGACCCTCGCCAACATTTTCCTTCTGGTTTTCGGCCTGTCAGGCATTCGCCTGTTCGCCAAGATCGTGGAACTGCCCAAGGGCATCATCTTGCCGCTGATCGTGGTTCTGGCCGCCGTAGGAACGTTCGCCGTTCAGAACAATATTACCGACGTCTATTGGATGATGGCCTTCGGAATCCTGGGTTATTTCCTCAAGGTATATGGGTTTCCGGTGGCGCCGATTATCCTGGGAATCATCCTGGGTCCGCTGATGGACCTGTCCTATCGCCGTTCCATAATCTCGGTTCGCGACGACCCGGTGCACTTTGTCGGGGAGTTCTTCACCAGCCCACTTTCGGCCGTACTTTTCGTGGCGTTCGTGCTGCTGATCCTGAGCCAGACCAGATGGTGGGGCAAGCTCTGGGCCGGCCGATCCAGGACTGACGCTGCGGGGTAG
- a CDS encoding shikimate dehydrogenase family protein: MITGTTRLLPLVGHPVAQVKSPPAFNAHFSRSGVDAVIFPVDVEPDAAEQFFSNLAGWKNCIGCSVTMPHKQRAFARVDIRTERAEMAGAVNIIRRNADGTLVGDMTDGLAMVAALIAAGFTPAGARALVVGGGGGAGSAIALALCEAGVEAMTILETDRDRSAAITARLGTRFPGIDFSTEKPPTQPVDLVLNATPLGMKPNDSLPVDVQFLSSGTYVADVVTEPVETVLLARARAQGMPTVSGLDMVHWQLPFQMAHLHLPGWPQDGQAA, translated from the coding sequence ATGATTACCGGGACTACCCGTTTGCTGCCCCTTGTTGGACATCCGGTTGCGCAAGTGAAGTCGCCACCGGCGTTCAACGCCCATTTTTCACGGTCCGGCGTCGATGCGGTGATTTTTCCGGTCGATGTCGAACCTGACGCGGCAGAGCAATTTTTTTCCAACCTTGCCGGCTGGAAGAATTGTATTGGCTGCTCGGTGACCATGCCCCACAAGCAGCGGGCGTTTGCCAGGGTCGATATCCGCACCGAACGGGCCGAAATGGCCGGCGCCGTCAATATCATACGCCGCAACGCAGATGGCACACTTGTGGGTGATATGACCGATGGTCTGGCCATGGTGGCGGCCCTCATTGCGGCGGGTTTTACGCCGGCAGGTGCCCGCGCGCTGGTCGTGGGCGGCGGCGGTGGGGCAGGGTCGGCGATCGCGCTGGCGCTCTGTGAGGCCGGGGTGGAAGCAATGACAATCCTGGAAACGGATCGGGACAGGAGCGCAGCGATCACCGCACGACTCGGCACCCGGTTTCCGGGCATAGATTTCTCAACGGAAAAGCCACCAACTCAACCGGTCGACCTCGTACTCAATGCAACGCCGCTTGGTATGAAGCCCAATGACTCATTGCCGGTCGACGTGCAATTTTTGTCCTCCGGCACATATGTGGCCGACGTGGTTACCGAGCCGGTTGAAACGGTCCTTCTTGCCCGGGCCCGCGCCCAAGGCATGCCGACCGTATCGGGGCTCGACATGGTCCACTGGCAATTACCGTTCCAAATGGCACATCTCCATCTGCCCGGCTGGCCGCAGGATGGACAAGCGGCATGA
- a CDS encoding trans-3-hydroxy-L-proline dehydratase: MRSSKVIHVVGCHAEGEVGDVIVGGYAPPPGETIWEQARWIATDDRLRNFVLNEPRGGVFRHVNLLVPPKDPRAAMGWIIMEPIHTPPMSGSNSICVSTVLLDTGIIEMTEPETRFFLEAPGGLIEVVAACENGKATSIRVTNHPSFAAKLDAVIEVEGVGSLRVDTAYGGDSFVLVDAQQLGFSLVPDEAHDLASMGMKLTRAATEQLGFVHPTNPDWSHISFCQFTAPVAKIDGVKTGRNTVAIEPGKLDRSPTGTGCSARMAVLHARGELSVGEAFHGVSIIGSRFACRIERETTMGGSPAIIPSISGRAWITETKQLMLDPSDPWPEGYRIGDTWPAGTPG; encoded by the coding sequence ATGCGTTCGTCCAAAGTCATCCATGTGGTGGGCTGTCACGCCGAAGGAGAGGTCGGTGACGTCATCGTTGGAGGATATGCTCCACCGCCCGGCGAGACGATCTGGGAGCAGGCACGCTGGATCGCCACCGACGACCGTTTGCGCAATTTCGTGCTCAACGAGCCGCGTGGGGGCGTTTTCCGACATGTCAATCTCCTGGTTCCACCCAAGGATCCGCGTGCGGCGATGGGTTGGATCATCATGGAGCCGATTCACACGCCGCCAATGTCAGGGTCAAACTCGATCTGCGTTTCAACCGTTCTCCTCGATACCGGCATTATTGAAATGACCGAACCTGAAACCCGCTTCTTTCTCGAAGCGCCGGGTGGACTGATCGAAGTCGTGGCGGCGTGCGAGAACGGCAAGGCCACATCGATCCGTGTCACGAACCACCCAAGCTTTGCGGCAAAGCTCGACGCGGTGATCGAGGTCGAAGGGGTAGGCTCTCTGCGCGTCGACACCGCCTATGGCGGCGACAGTTTTGTTCTGGTCGATGCCCAACAGTTGGGCTTTTCCCTTGTTCCCGACGAGGCGCATGATCTTGCAAGCATGGGCATGAAACTGACCCGCGCCGCCACCGAGCAGCTTGGCTTTGTTCATCCCACCAACCCCGACTGGTCCCATATTTCATTTTGTCAGTTCACCGCGCCGGTCGCAAAAATCGATGGCGTAAAGACCGGTCGCAATACGGTCGCCATCGAGCCGGGAAAACTCGATCGCTCGCCAACCGGCACGGGCTGTTCGGCGCGCATGGCCGTTCTTCATGCACGCGGAGAACTTTCAGTTGGCGAGGCGTTTCATGGCGTCTCGATTATTGGCAGCCGTTTTGCCTGCCGCATCGAACGCGAAACCACCATGGGGGGTAGCCCGGCCATTATCCCGTCTATTTCCGGGCGCGCGTGGATAACCGAAACCAAGCAACTTATGCTCGATCCGTCCGATCCATGGCCGGAGGGATATCGCATCGGCGATACCTGGCCGGCAGGAACACCGGGCTGA
- a CDS encoding helix-turn-helix domain-containing protein: MNSTLPKPSEKGAQRRPQYSIAETLRHLRQSHGFTLNELARRCALAPSTLSKIENGQMSPTYDTILSLAEGLGVDVADLFSERQTTTVSGRRTVTRAGDGVPLDTAQYDYQMLCTDLANKQFVPLRAKIKANSVARFEGMLSHPGEEFVFVLSGEVELHTQFYSPTRLAVGDSCYFDSTMGHALIKASEEDAEVLWICSRVVEPLKG; the protein is encoded by the coding sequence ATGAACAGCACCCTCCCCAAGCCATCCGAGAAAGGCGCGCAGCGTCGGCCGCAATACTCCATCGCCGAAACATTGCGCCATTTGCGACAAAGCCACGGATTTACCCTCAACGAATTGGCCCGGCGGTGTGCCCTGGCACCCTCGACGCTATCCAAGATCGAGAACGGGCAGATGTCGCCCACCTACGATACGATTCTCAGTCTGGCCGAGGGGTTGGGCGTGGACGTAGCCGATCTCTTTTCGGAGCGCCAAACCACCACTGTCAGCGGGCGGAGAACGGTAACGCGCGCCGGAGACGGCGTTCCGCTCGATACAGCGCAATACGACTACCAGATGCTGTGTACCGATCTGGCAAACAAGCAGTTCGTGCCGCTCAGGGCCAAGATCAAGGCGAACTCGGTTGCCCGATTTGAAGGCATGCTCTCCCATCCCGGTGAGGAGTTCGTTTTCGTGCTCTCGGGGGAGGTCGAACTCCACACGCAATTTTATTCACCCACTCGACTTGCGGTGGGCGATAGCTGCTATTTCGACAGCACTATGGGCCACGCGCTCATCAAGGCCTCCGAGGAGGACGCTGAGGTGCTCTGGATATGTTCGCGCGTCGTCGAACCCCTCAAGGGGTGA
- a CDS encoding Ldh family oxidoreductase, with amino-acid sequence MSTTIAYAELVGLLEKIFLRHGTDRVVASILAENCAMCERDGAYSHGIFRMPGYVASLNTGWVDGRATPEVEDVAPSFCRVDARNGFAQAALARGRDLAISKSRQAGISVLAIRNSHHLSALWPDIEPFAREGLIAISAVNSFACTVPFDGKSAVFGTNPFAFAAPVENSEPMVFDLATSAMANGDVQIAARKGHTLPPDSGVDGDGKPTNDPRAVLDGGALLTFGGYKGSSISMMVELLGAALTGGHFSFEFDWSGHQGAQTPHTGQLIILIDPSYGAGEAFDRRAHGLITAMQAAGVSRLPGQRRAEIRAQTAQNGIPITEEDLASLRTLAIA; translated from the coding sequence GTGTCCACAACCATCGCCTACGCAGAACTCGTGGGACTTCTCGAAAAAATCTTCCTGCGCCACGGGACGGACAGGGTCGTTGCGTCGATTCTGGCCGAGAACTGCGCCATGTGCGAGCGTGATGGAGCATACAGCCACGGCATCTTCCGCATGCCGGGCTACGTAGCCTCCCTGAACACAGGCTGGGTCGATGGCAGGGCCACGCCTGAAGTCGAAGATGTGGCGCCATCGTTTTGCCGGGTCGATGCCAGAAATGGCTTTGCCCAGGCCGCACTGGCGCGCGGGCGCGATCTGGCGATAAGCAAGAGCCGGCAAGCCGGCATATCTGTTCTGGCGATCCGCAACTCGCATCATTTAAGCGCACTCTGGCCCGACATCGAGCCGTTTGCCCGCGAGGGCCTGATTGCGATCAGCGCAGTCAACAGTTTTGCCTGCACCGTGCCGTTCGATGGCAAGAGCGCGGTGTTCGGCACAAACCCTTTTGCCTTTGCGGCGCCGGTCGAGAACAGCGAACCGATGGTTTTCGACCTCGCGACTTCGGCCATGGCCAATGGCGATGTGCAGATCGCGGCTCGAAAGGGGCACACCCTGCCACCCGATTCCGGGGTCGATGGGGACGGAAAGCCGACCAACGACCCCCGGGCCGTTCTGGATGGCGGTGCCCTGCTGACATTTGGCGGCTATAAGGGCTCCTCGATTTCCATGATGGTGGAATTGCTGGGCGCTGCTCTGACGGGCGGGCATTTTTCCTTTGAGTTCGACTGGTCCGGGCACCAGGGCGCGCAAACCCCGCATACTGGTCAACTGATAATCCTGATCGACCCGTCATATGGCGCCGGAGAAGCTTTCGACCGGCGAGCTCATGGATTGATCACAGCGATGCAGGCAGCGGGCGTTTCACGCCTTCCTGGCCAGAGGCGTGCGGAAATTCGTGCCCAAACGGCGCAGAACGGCATACCCATTACCGAGGAAGACCTTGCTAGTCTCAGGACATTGGCAATAGCCTAA